In Anticarsia gemmatalis isolate Benzon Research Colony breed Stoneville strain chromosome 4, ilAntGemm2 primary, whole genome shotgun sequence, the DNA window GCCACCTCACGCCTCTCGCGTCTCCTCCCCATTCCCCGCGCCCGCCCCGCCCCGCACAACACCCGCCacctcccgttccgccgccccTGGCTCACCCAACACCTACCATCAGCGTCAGTTCCGCCCCTGACGACGAGTCCGCCACCGGCTCGCCCGAGGAACCGCGCTCTATAGCGCAGTCCGATGAGCCCTCCTCGGTATTTGCATCAGCTGATGCGACGCCCACTGAGCCGGTGCGACACGCGTTCAAGAGCGAACCGCCGCCCGAGGAGCCCAGAGACAGCTCGCAGGAAACTCCGAAGGCGAGCATTCCGGTCCAACCTGGGCCGTCGCTTGCCGCCCAACCTTCGATCGATTCCTGTGACGATTCGGTTATCTCCGATTCGAAGGACACCATCGGTCGAACGAGATCCTCCGAAGATTCCGTCGTGTCCGTGCGCCGCGTGCTGTCCCGCGAACCGTCAACGATAAAAGAAACCAGTCCGGCCTCAAGTACAGACACCTGTATCAAAAGTGATCTTCCGGAAAGCGGTGACGCCGTGGCGACCACCACCGTCGAGTTGACCGTCACGGAGCCGGAGCCGGTGGAGAAAACAGAAATAGTAACGCCGCCGGCGCCAGTAACGTCCGCTACAGTGCCGGTGACGACCGACACGGTTCCAGTTATGAGCCTAGTACTGGAATCGTCCGTGCCGGTACCGGACGTGGCCGGCCCGGCGCCGCTCGCCGTCTGCGAGGACATCGGGGTCGACGACGACAACGTAGACAAAGTGCCTTCGGCGCCACTGCAAAGGGTCTCGGAAGATTCCAGGGCGTCCGACGCGGACGCGACGAAAACTATTGCTCATAAAGACGAACTGACGTCGGTCTCTGAAACCACTATTGTTAAGCGTGATAATAAAGGCATCGGTGAGCATAAGCAGCGGAACGACATATGTCCATGGGAGGACGAGTAAGTACTCGTGAGTTTAGTTTGTGCATCGATTAACGAGCATATAGCGCTGTGTTGTTCCGTCTCGTAGATGATGCGATGTGTTACATGAATGATGGACTGTACCACGCTGTACTCGCGCTGGTTGTTCAAGACGACAACGTGCATAGTTATAGCTTGTATGTAGGACATTTAGCCACGATTATTGTAGTGAGGTTGTTACTTGTTATGCATGAACATTACTGAAACTTAGATTCAGTTGAAAGCTTGATTCGTTCGACACACAATTATTTCTAAGAGTATGCACTTCTagaactttattttttgttaagtacAGAGATTtatgtatctaaatataattttgttttagtttgttACTTTGGTTTACTTGTGAATTTTCTTTGTATATAATGAAaaatgtagattaaaaataaaattaaacattttttatgtccGTTATCATTTTGGTTTGTATTTTTTCGCACGATTGGCACGCatattagtaattagttttCTCTACGTTCTTGAACAATGTGATTAATCATTCCTGATGCATGTTTGATAAgtccaaaatttattaaaacattaattgctTTCACATAGTTGTAGATATAAACACAATTATCGGTGTGTAGGTACTTGAGGTAtcagaaaattaaatgttatttacttgCAAAGATTACAGTATCAATGAACGTGTaaagtatttcataaatattacgTAGGTATTGATCATGCGCAGCAGATTGGCAATGATCGTGAACACCTTTACAAtgccaaaataataatttatattgatatattaggtactataatataaataaatatcagtcgttaaaaagtaataaatcaagAAATGAAGCAGGAATACCTACTATTAAAAAATGCCTATAAGCTTCTTAACTTATGTTCAATGTCAGTAGGCACCAAAAAACTGCCAATGAAGAAATACTATATATTTAAGGTGGGTACAATTTTACACTTCTTGAGCCCATGATGcatcaataaaatctttatacaaacatttttaaaatcaagTTCAAACCGGTTACGTCATACGAATTTTACCGTTTCACATTACAATGAACATCTGGAATAGTTTGCCAATTTTATAACGTTATATCTCGAAATAACtccattatatttttgtattagttcacataacacacataattattacgaagACTTGCTTTTAGAATTGACATTGCATTACACATTCTAGGACAACTATTATAGTCACGTTTTACATAAGaattacgtttaaaaaatacCAGTCAGAAGCTAATTACATACGATCAGGCCATACAATGAGTTAAGATTTAATTGCTTATTTTAATTAGACGCAGTCAGAGATACAGGTCGAGTTAGGTTACAAGCAGACCTAGTTATGAGAATAATGAGAGAATAAGATCATGAATTCCCAGTATTTGAAGGCGTTATGTTTATTGTATCTTTGGCAAGATGTATTCAGCAGGCGCACTGCAAAATCAAGTCATGTTTTATGAGACGATAAAAGTATCAATATTCAACTGTAGTCATTTAGTGGGCAATAAGCATGCCCAGTAAATACATAGCAAAAAGTATACTTATTGCATAAACCCACAAATGTTAACGCACTTTTGCGCCGTTATGGAGGACAGATTCGCAGATTCTAAAATGCTATGGAAAGTTTGGCTGCAATGTCTCTGACAAGTTCAGTGACAAATACTTCGTTGAATTTGCTTATTTACTTaactatagtttttataaataaacgacaCATGACATATTCAAGTGTGACGCAAAATCACAGGAAGAACCGACGCAGGCGCATAATTATAACGTCacaagtttttttatgaaacgtaATGTTAGTTCGCAGTTTATGACGATCGCTGCTGTAGAatttaaatcaacattaaaataaagaaataagtaagtcttaaaaacatttatttaaattacttacttataataattaattatttttagctagATTTTCTTGTTAGTACAAATAATATGATTGATCTACctaattacttacttaaaagAGCTTAGTATTGATTTCGAGCAGTATGCAATCAGGTCCACTATACGAGTTACAGTTTTCCAATTGTAATCCTTTGATGAGTAACCATTTCCCTTAATTTCTTCAacatatattcataaatatatatttatagttactTTTAGTTACTAAACTTTAGTTTTTTGAACACTTCTTAACCAATAAAAATGATATCGTTACTTATCAAAAGGTGACACCAAGTTTGAATCATAAAAAAACCCTaaagtttatagtgtgttttaTCAAACAACATAATCATTATCTGAAACCAGTCGCCAGTTGTTATCAATTATCGGTATCTCAATATTTGCTATGATGTATTGGCCGTGTACTCAACACTTTACATACGTCTATGTATGTCCGGTACGCATGTAAATGCATAGTAACATTTATACCTATGACAATAACACGACTGGTATTTTTTGCGGTCTCAAGCCGGGCACTGGACAGGCTAGAATAAGTTTAGTTGTGTTGTTTGGCATTCTTTATTACTATGTGATAAAAGGTAGTCGCATTGTAGAAGCACGAAAAGTAGAACCTTCCTTTGGAAGATAAGGAGCATTTTAATTAATGATTGACTTCGATACCAGTTGAAGTAGTATAGTTAAGTTTGTATAGCTAATgtcttgttttctttttcaggaATTCCTGTGAGAGTGATGCTCCATTTGTTAAAACTTATGCAACGCTcggttatttataattttgtaggcgaatatcaacaatattttatgatgtCAGGGTTATAggaagaaataatatttaattttttatcttaGACCCTATGTTTTAATTATCACAGAGTTAGGccattattatgtaattatatgaatattttaaagtaaatgatcgttaattattagaaatcaaattggttttattttcacAACATTACAGCGTAAACTTAATAACTAGGTAGCACACAGACGTTAACAACATTTATTACTACGGATACAACTCAAACTTGCATACATGACAATCATTAGAACCCTTCCACAGGTacaatataagtacctacatcaTCAAATGAATTCGAACTCAATAATACTGCTAAAgttaaaactaaatgtttttaaaactaacaattGAGGCCATTAGCCGTCatattaaaattagattaaCCTAGAAAACTTCACGGCAGACGCCATCGGCTCCCATCTGGTAACCTTCGGGGCAGTTGGTAGGAACTTGGATCATGTTCCTGACGCTAATGGTCACTTCTTCTGCTGGTTTTTCTATTGAGTTAGTCTCTCCTCCTACTTCCTTCTTAGCGTCGGCAGCTGCGGCCTTCACGTCCTCAACCTCGTCGGGGTATACAATGCGGTCGGAGTCAGCCATTATTCTGCAGATAGAAGAAAAAGTTTATCATCTTCAAGAATTAGCCATGACACTAATTACATTTAGGGTAATTATATATTAGTCATAgtgtaatcaaaaataattaggGGTCCATTTGCCGAATGAGTCATTAGTAAATCGCTTCCGGAATTATGATGGAACCGATTTAGaggtacttaaaaaatacctagTATGGGTACTTATGGATGGATTATTCGAACCGGATCCGCATTGTTGTACTTAAGTGGTGATTGATGTTACTTCTCGATTATTATAGTCGCCGAAGGTCTTTTCTGATTCTGACATTATTGTACCGTGACTCTACACTAAAGATTCTGAGTAAGTATATATGTAGCTCATAATCGTTCGCATTCTCGCATATTAACCTTGGTTCTGGCTGCATATTCCTATAACCTTCAAAACTCCATGGGGAAAACCTGTTTGTGATTTGAAACTCCGGGAGAGTGGTCTGCAAACTCGATTTTTGCAAACTTATTATCGAACGCAATTCCTAATCGGCTTAGCAAAATGCTGTTATCACTCAACTTAGTTTCAAGATTAGAAAACCTAAGTACTAAGATAGTAGAAACTTGGTTTAAGTACTCTATATTGTTGATGATATAAATAGCATCGagaaaggttattttttatttgttctaaatCATTCGTTTTATAGTAATAGCGCATTACCCCCGGCGAGCAAAAAACTGATTGTCACGACTTAAGGCTCGAAGGCCATTACCGGTAATAATGTggatgtttttgtttgtagttaTTATGTTCAATGAGTTTATTATGACAAATCATCCTTGTAACAAGCTGTGCACACAATTCTGAAGACTCGCGGAAAAAAGATaacataacaacaaataaattatagtacgcagaaataataatttgaacagCCGATGGTTGACAGCATAATTGATCAGAACCTTGAAGAAGTAAAAAAGTAGGACTGTGTTTTTTTCTTAGAATGTAGAAGTATGCCTTCTAAACGATTCTATAAAATGATAACTACTTAGATAACACACAATTAAGATAGttaagagtttttttatttaaagactttaaaagtaatacacaatgataattaaaatataaaacaataacaatacgatagtaaaggaaaaaaaatatttgcttactcacgtttcaaaaaatgtatttgttaggATAATCTGGAGCAAGTGCACACACGCGGCTGAGTCAAAGTACTAGCGGCGACTGATGCGGACGCCGGCCGGCTCGCTGTTATATACAGACATAAGCAACACTCCATGGAGCTTATCATGAACAGACATGAATCACGAAGTTCCCTCGCAAAATGCGTACTTTCctctattttatcaatttttctCGCAATTACCAATGACGACATCTTATCAATCAGTATCTTTATGCCCCAGACACGCCTCAACAAAACTATTGAATGAACATCAATGAttcacataaaacaatatttaaaattatcataaatatgtCATCGATTGACATGAAAACAAGTTCATgcaacatattaaaaatattccagttttcacttaatcatatttttctacCATATAAAGCTATGGGACCTTTATCTAGAAAGTTTGATATAGAAAGCTACTCTAGAAAGTGGCTGAGCTTTGCGAACTTGAGACAGATAATGTCGTGAGCAAGTTGATTGTTGtttgattttcattaaatacgGGCTTTATATTTCTAGCCTCcatttttttactctttatCTGCACCATAAACATAACATATACGGAGATGGAGGCACATAGAGGCTTGTATGTAGCATTGACAGACCCTAGTTACCACTATACAAATATGACGAATTTATTCTAAGTTTAGTCAAAATAACCTCTTCAAATACTTAGAATTTGGTTTACAACATGTTTACAATACACAGTTTATCTTCGCAAATTTGTGCAGAATTGAAGCGGCTCGCCAGACTGTGTGCGTCAATATCTTATAGATTATATTCGCCGGAATTCCGATAACGAATCAAGGAACTTGTTGTACTATGGTGTTTACAACGTCGATAATAATTGACGGCATTATTGCAATCTTTATATGGTCATATTCACTTAGAACTAATCATTCGTAAATTGCACAGTAGGTTAcatattctttatttatctttaaacaCATAACGCAGATGGGTCTATGAAAAGGATGTTTACAATGTCACATGACGTATTGGAATTCCATTGTAAGTAAATCCTTTTGCGATAGGTGTGACTGTCGCCACACACGGCGGAAGTACTTACATAAGTATATGCGagtttaaaagtatttctaGTAATTTTAGTGACGGCAAATGTCTCTGTTGTCATAAGGTACTCGAAACTAACTGACCTCAAGCTCCGGTACACGTGCGTGACATTTAGGACTCCAGTTATTTCATTCTAAGAACTTTGTTGGTTAGAACAGTTCAAGTTATCAACTTTTACTGAACTTGATTGGTTGATATTTTCCCTAAGATCGATTTTCCCATACTTCGTCCGAGGAATAGTTCGAACAATTTTATAGAGAATCTACCAAAAGTTACTGTgctatctatataattatgtaaacatgaatatgcaaatacaataactccttcatttttttcattttataaattttaatgtatgtgtgccggattatttattttaatgtttccaatgaaataatatagccagagtttaaaaatcGTTGTTATATTACAGCATCGTACTTAGGTATATCAGACTTACCTATTTCTGTGAATTGTGGAGTCCAAAATTAGATTGATCTTTTTAGCACATCTGTCTTTCCAGTGACGCATACTAAAGATGCTAAAAAAAACTTAGTAACCAGAACCAacagacaaaataaatagaattgtttcatttttttcacaatttgctgatatttatttctagacTGTAAAAATACATGGGTACATTTTATACCTATTAGAATTATATATCTATCACAAATATGCATCTCTTACATATCGTATATAAAGAAGTATGTATATAATCATAAATCAGCATTTTCTGCGTGATTTTGATTAagtacacaattttattaattatcatgAGATGTGatgtttcaattaaattacTGTGAAATTATGGTAGGTAGAAACTAATTTGAGATTTAAATcacattcaattattttatattatttataatattcaattatttattagtgaTTGAACAAAATAGAACcaattaattgataaatatgtttataatttttttttatttatacacgtGCGAAATTTAAGGATTCTGACCCGAACTAATCGAATTCTCATTTTAGGTTCTAAAGATGGAACAAGCTGACATACAGAACCTTAGGTACCTTTCTTAGTACGACTCAAAATTCAAAGACGCACTTTGCGCTTGATATCTGTAGGCTGGATACCCATTTCCACCTGAAGCAGTGAAATATAGGTATgaggtaggcaaagaccaaggaatgccacttgttacgatccttacaaacttcccctGCCATATGCACATTCATACTTATTGCgttactataataatttgtataatatatgtaattataatatatgtactccCCATCTGTCGTTACTCATcgtgaaataaaaataggtttACTCAAGTAAAAtggtctttatttattattaatttttcacaATGCGACTTACAAGATTTGGTAAATACTTAGGCACAAGATGAGAATTTGCTatgcatgaaaatatttttatctggtAACGATCGCCAGTATTCATTTCTTAAAACCTCACCCAACTCAAAAGACCCGCACGACCCGATTTCGTACGTTCTTGACGATGGTCAGCAGCATCAGGATTTTCCTCATATAAGTCGCGATTGAGATGATTTCTCTCACGCTCATTCAACCTGGGCTCCTTTTGACTAGCAACGATATGGCGAGCTTCGCCTCTTAAATCATGATTTAAATGATCTCCCTCCCGACCTAACAAGCCGTGGACATTGTGAAAGGCATAAGTCGGGACATTTTCATCATGTAACTCGAGGTTGTGATGATCTCGCTCGTCATCAGTCAAACTGGGCCCCTTGTGGTTACCAAGCATGTATGAACCTAAGTCATACACATCACGGCTGAGGTGATTTTCCTCGCTAGCAGACAAAGCCTCCCTGTGATTACCAATGCTATGTATGTTTTGATGATCTCTGTCTTCAGTCTTTGGATCACCCCATCGGTTGTGCTTGGTACTCGCGTGATTCGGGCGTCCGACACGATTATCTTCCAGATTTCTGATGATATCATTAAGAGTGAGAGGCTGATCGTGTTCATTTGGAGAATGTATTTCATGGATTAAGAGATCATGTTGTTCCTCGTGGTTTGCTTCTCGTCTAGGTCTGCTTAAGTCGTCAAATGCGGGTTGTTCAACGATTAACCATGATACAACACTATACACCTGAAACAGTAGACATGTAAGTACGTTTCTTGTTacgttaattaatttgttagttAATCTTTCGAAATAAGTTATATTTCGTTATGGTGTACAGGATAGATAACTATCCTGTACACCATAACGAAATATAACAGTGAAAGAACATATAGTGAAGTTACAGATTTGGCTTGTTTTATATATCTAACTGGTAGCTGGTATTAAAGCCTTATGCCTCTATTTTCTAAAATGCAATTTGTATGACATAGTAACTCGGCTCAACATCTACAACTCTACATctgtctataataatattcttgtgAACAactaattttttattttttttataatccttATCTGTCCCGCTGCTGGAAGGACTCCTCCTGTACAAAGAACGGGTTAGGCCATAAGTCCACCTCgcattttaggcatgcaaggttttatcatgatgttttcctaaatcatcaaaaaatataattttaaaaccttaACGATATAATGCATATTATGctatattacttaaataataataacgatTGATTAAGTTACTTACATTAAGTATAATGAATAAAGTGAGACACAGCAGGTTCTCGTTCCCCATtctgcttgtttgtttgaaatctAGTCAAACGCAGTACacaatatattcaatttatatggtgaaaattaattatttttgtatgctaAGCATTAATAATTTGTGACCACGCttgattattattacttatttcaattaatttgataattaCCTACTATGTACCGTATAACAGAggtaatatgtaatattatttaaaacacatttaatttataaacatagGGCAGTTGCAATGACAGGGTCTTTTCATTCTTGAAAAGTTGTACTATACTGTAGTCGATCTTGGCATATAATTCTCATTAGTagccaaaattataaaagaaatgatGTTGAATGTTGTTGTACCTAAGTATGAAAGTAACAAACtgctaaaataaatatgtgttatcAATATATCCTTATCACCATATAAGGGTATTTCATCGAAATTCCATTCATCGACTGATTCATCTggccaaaattttattttacttttaggtATGTAACAGTATGTTTAATGAAAATAGGCATACCAAAGAACATATATTTCGATAAGGGACTCGTTTCTATAAACTAGTTATTGAGATAAACACCGTTCAATATTTTGTGTCCAGATGAATCAGAATTTGTTAAAGATTacccaaaaatataaatacaaaaaaaaaaatacatgggcttcttttttattgaaaaaaatcatatttcaacAACTGCAATTGTCTCTTTTTAGGAAAACTGTTATAAGTAATCATTTCACGGTATACATTTGTTCATCATCAACaatattacatataaaaaaatgcttatagatataaataaatcagtctCATATTCAATTAACAGACGTGAAACCGTGGCtgtattaaattacttattatatgcTATTTGCAGAACATAATTCTATTGCATACGcccattatttaaattattttttagttaatgGTTCTCAGGATAAAATAAGGATTCCGTTTTAGCCGATGATCTATTGCTCATTTTCGAACGATTTTATAGgctttcttatttaaattaaattaatgtaactAATCCACAACCAGACTAAATCTTGAACTCGGTCAAACACTTTAGCCCCTCTGCTATTTTGGACAGTATTCATTTTATGATACCTACTCATTGTCTGTCTACTTTACAAAGTGTTTAGAGCAAACAAGCACTCGTAACCGACACATTGGATAGTAATCATCATGAGAAGTGATTTGTTAGATGAAAGATTATGCTAGCGtcacttattaaaaaaaaacagaagcTTCATGTCTCCAAATTACTAGATAAAAGCATTACACTTACCAAGTAATATTAAGGTTTTAGCAAAAAGTATACAATCACACGGTTGCAAGCTGTCATGTAAATGGCtcgcatttatttttaatcttgaCAAGTATTGTAAAACGACATGAACGTCAATTGTCAAAAATTTTAAAGGAGTCCTGggatttataataaacttaaaactcttaaaactttacaatatgGTTCATGTTCCTGCATTACTTGTTTAGTGATTTTGAAATGCAAAGGAGTATTAGTTTGGATAAAGTAAGTAGAATATAATTAGgtcttaattattattgttatgagaTGAAAATATATCAGTCGATATGTTCTATTGTCTACCTTTTTTCAGATAAATGGTACAGAAGTGGTGTCAAATGCAAGAAACAGTGCACTCAATAACTCTCCCGAGTGAGTATTTAGTTAGCCTTTCCTTTTGACTAACGTTCATGATGATACACAAGTTTACGAGATCGATAATGTTCgatcaatttatttagattaattgCCATCAGAGTTTTGTATACTGTAATATTGGTATAAATGTACTCTTTTAACATTTTCTCCAGTACGCCCCGTAGGAAAAGATTTCGGCCGGCGGGCAGCATATTCGAGCAGTACTGCATTACTATAAAGCCGAAGCTATACAGAAGTAGTTCCCTGTCTGAACTGACTGCTTTGTCAAGCGATTTCAGTGAGTGACCCGTTCGTTAGTATTGCATTCTTGTTACCTATAATACTTGTAACGATCTTATCCGTAACTTAACCAACAGCCTCacggaaaaaaatatgtgaCTAATTTAGTGtctaagtgcttgttcacgttggaactcgcgggcgcggtggcggtcgcgagcgcggggacgcacggtggatcgaaaatcggctgtagaagacataggatctcgatgtcgcgaatgttattttttttgatggaaatgtattctgctgatcattactgttctataaaatgtcatatgacgtaattgtg includes these proteins:
- the LOC142987798 gene encoding uncharacterized protein LOC142987798 → MGNENLLCLTLFIILNVYSVVSWLIVEQPAFDDLSRPRREANHEEQHDLLIHEIHSPNEHDQPLTLNDIIRNLEDNRVGRPNHASTKHNRWGDPKTEDRDHQNIHSIGNHREALSASEENHLSRDVYDLGSYMLGNHKGPSLTDDERDHHNLELHDENVPTYAFHNVHGLLGREGDHLNHDLRGEARHIVASQKEPRLNERERNHLNRDLYEENPDAADHRQERTKSGRAGLLSWVRF